In Candidatus Sulfotelmatobacter sp., a genomic segment contains:
- the rsmG gene encoding 16S rRNA (guanine(527)-N(7))-methyltransferase RsmG → MTVARLAELLDPFLRNPLDAPGREQAVLSPAQLEHISTYIDMLLRWNARVNLTAIRGADDIVTRHFGESLFTARHLFPRNAHSPMPSNAKEHRPTTNDRVSVADVGSGAGFPGLPIKLWAPQISLTLIESNQKKAAFLREVARALTLTDVNIQNARAESLPASSHSVVTLRAVERFESILPIAAQLVCPSGRLALLIGATQRRPAQSIVPGVIWSEPVPIPRSNSRILLVGNLP, encoded by the coding sequence ATGACCGTCGCGCGCCTCGCCGAACTGCTCGACCCCTTTCTCCGAAATCCGCTTGACGCGCCAGGCCGCGAGCAGGCCGTTCTGTCTCCCGCACAACTCGAACATATATCGACATACATCGATATGCTGCTTCGCTGGAATGCCCGCGTCAATCTGACCGCCATCCGCGGCGCAGACGATATCGTGACCCGCCACTTCGGCGAATCCCTTTTCACCGCCCGTCATCTGTTCCCGCGCAATGCTCATTCGCCAATGCCCAGCAATGCCAAAGAGCACCGACCGACGACCAACGACCGCGTTTCAGTCGCCGACGTCGGCTCCGGCGCCGGATTCCCCGGCCTACCCATAAAACTGTGGGCGCCGCAAATCTCCCTGACCCTGATCGAGTCCAACCAGAAAAAAGCAGCCTTCCTGCGCGAAGTCGCGCGCGCCCTTACATTGACCGACGTCAATATACAAAATGCCCGCGCCGAATCGCTGCCGGCAAGTTCCCATAGCGTCGTCACCCTCCGCGCTGTCGAACGCTTCGAGTCGATCCTCCCTATCGCCGCCCAGCTTGTCTGCCCGTCAGGCCGCCTGGCCCTCCTGATCGGCGCCACCCAACGCCGCCCAGCCCAGTCGATCGTCCCTGGGGTGATTTGGTCCGAACCAGTCCCAATCCCACGTTCGAACTCGAGAATCTTGCTGGTAGGCAACCTGCCCTAG